The genome window GAAGCGGGCTAACGGTTTGCGTTACCCGCGTGTGGGCGGGCGTGGATTCGCTTTGAGATGTAAAAAAAGCCCGAAGCCAGAAAAATGCTCATAAATCGCGCAGACTCCCACACGTCGGGTAGTATCATGAAAAGCGGACATGGCAGATCGATGTCGGGTAGGTCGTAGCAGACCGTCGTGCAGCAGGATCGCCATGTCCGTTTCGCCAGTAGAGCCCGAACAGTTGCAAGGTCATAAAGACCGAATACTAGCGTGGGCTCAACTCCATTATACAAAACGGAGGCAGGAATGACAACTAGTAGCGGAAAGTTCGTAGGGATCGCCGTTGCCAAAGAGAAGTTAGACATTGCCGTGTTGGGGGAAACGAAAGCAAGCCAGGTCACAAACGATGAAAAAGGGATCGCCAGCCTGATCAAGAAAATGCAAACGCTAGGACCAGAACTGATCGTGGTGGAAGCGACGGGCGGCTACCAACGAGCCGTGGTCTTGGGATTGTATGAGGCAGGATTGCCCGTGGCAGTGGTCAACCCATCGCGGGTGAGACAATACGCGCGAGCCTGCGGGCTGCTTGCCAAGACCGACAAATTGGACGCCTTCAACCTGGCAGAGTTCGGGAAACAGGTGAGACCGAGGTGGTTTGAGGCCAAAAGTGAGGCAGGACGCTATGTATCCGCCCTTTTGGTGAGGCGCAGACAGGTGGAAGAGATGCTGAAGGCGGAAAAAAGCCGTGTACGGACGGTGCATGCGGATATGCGCGGCTCGTTGGAGCGGATGATCAAGGTCTTGAAGGAAGAGATCAAGCGCTTGGAAGGGGAGTTGGACAGGTTCATGAAAGAACATGAAGACTGGCAACAACAGGAGCAGATCCTGTGCAGTGCCAAGGGTGTGGGACGGGTAACCGCGGCCACCCTGCTGGCGGAACTGCCTGAGTTGGGAAAACTGGACCGCAAGAAGATCGCGGCTTTAGTGGGCTTGGCACCGATGAACTCGGATAGCGGGAAGAAACGCGGCTATCGGAAGACGAAGGGAGGCAGGATCGAAGTGCGCAGTGTGTTGTACATGTCGACCTTGGTGGCGACGAGGTACAACCCGATGGTCAAAGCACAGTATCAGGAATTATTGAGACGGGGCAAGGTCAAGAAGGTAGCGCTGACAGCCTGTATGCGAAAGTTCTTAACCATCCTGAACGCGATGATGCGAGATCGCGTCCCATTCAGGCAGACGGTGACAGCCTGAGACGGACTGGTTTTTCCCTTTAAAGTGGTTTTTGCTCTTGACAATCAAGACAGTTGCTGCACGCTTTGTTCGGCGGCGTTCTTCTCCATGTTTCGTATTAATCAAACCAGAAGTATTTCCAATGCGGATGTATTGTGTCATGAACTGCATACCAACCTTGACTTCTTTTTAACTCATTTGGTGCAAGTAAAAGAAACCAAGAAGTATGACTGAACATTTGATGTTCATCGAGTGGATTATACACAACCCATTCCCGTGTGCCGATGTTGTCAAAGAACAATCTTGGCTGTTCAAAAAAAAGATTATAGGCGTTGTCACTTGGGGTGTAATGGAATTTTTCAACACCTACTACATTGGGGTAGTAATCTTTCCACATAGCAAGAAGAGAAGATGGATAATTCCCGTATTGAGCATGGTAATCTTCAATGTCTCTGATGTATTCTCCACTATTTGCTATCGCATAATCTCTGCTGTGATTGGTTATCGAAGTGCCGAAAAAAAGTTGGAATAAGACTGCCGCGATGGGCACGAACACAAAATAGATTGGTGCAAGACAAAAGTTGTCGTACTCAACATCTTTTATAGATTTTAGGTTGGGTAGAAGCCTTGAAAAAATAAATACCCAAACGATAACAGAAATGATTGCTAACGAGAAACCAACTGTTGCAAATGCCACAAGAGAAACTGCAATTGCAATTATTGAAAATAAAATGGTGGAAACATAGGCGAAGTAGTATCTTTTTGGATTTACTGCAAGATTTTGCTTTCTTTGGGCTTGTTTTCGCAACTCATAAATTAGCCACAAAATACCAATTGGAACAAGTAATAATAATCCGATTGCAACGCCAACTTGCGCCGTAATTGAAAGAGGCATGGCTAAGCTATCATATTGTCCAGGAAAGAATGGATAGAAGACACAGAGCAAAATAAATATTAGACCTCTTGCAAAAGTCAAATTGAGTTGAGTTCAAGGTTGTAAATAGCAGCAATCAGGTTGAAGCGCAAAGCAAATCTCTTTCTACGATTGCGATACCTCTCGCTCAAAATGCGAAACACTTTCAACTTACGGAATATATGCTCAATCACAATCCGTTTCCGTGCCAAGCTTCGATTGCTCTGTTTCTCTCGTTTCGTCAGAGCATGGTATTTGGATTTCTTGAAGGGTGTTTGACTGTTCTGATGAAACTCCATCAATCCTTGATAGCCCGCATCTGCCAGAATACGCAGATGTTCAGAGAACTCACAGGCATCGTCTTTGAACAGTTGGAAGTCGTGTTTGCTTCCATGACTAAAGGCGGTGGTTATGATTTGGGTACTTTTTCGATCAGCCATCACCTGCGCTTTTTGGGTGTGACGCTTCTTTTTGCCACTGTAATGCCGTTTTTGGCTTTTTTTGGACGTTCCACTGGCTGTTCGCTGACATCAACCAGCACTACCTCGAACACCGTGTCACTGGCTTGGAGTGCCTTTTTGCCAGGCAAACGAAACTTTTTTGAACGGACTAAGGCCTCCTCTACCTTGCGAATGGTGCGGCAAACGGTTGCTTCACTGACACCATAGGATTGCGCAATATGAAATTCTGTGCGATATTCTCGCCAGTACATCAAGGTCATCAACAACTGATCGGCTCGGCTCAGTTTTGGCGGTCTCCCGAAGTCTCGCAGCCCTTTCTCAATGACTGTGAGCATCTGCTCGAAGGTTTCGCGCTGGACGCCAGTTAGCCGTTTGAAGTCACTACCTTTGAGATGTGCGATTGTCTTATAGTTCATGTGCCTATTATGGCACACTTATGCAAGAGGTCTATTGTAATTCCAGCCATTCGGACAAGATGTGAAATCATTTCAATATTTCCTATGTGCCTTCGTTAGCCGCCGAACGAATTAAGGATTGATGCGGCGGGAGTCAGGAAGGCTGGAGGAAAGGGACAAATCACCGCCGCATCTGTCCGAGTTGGACTAAGCCGTATTTGGAAAAAGAAGCCAGAAAGATCTGGCAAA of Anaerolineales bacterium contains these proteins:
- a CDS encoding IS5 family transposase (programmed frameshift), whose protein sequence is MNYKTIAHLKGSDFKRLTGVQRETFEQMLTVIEKGLRDFGRPPKLSRADQLLMTLMYWREYRTEFHIAQSYGVSEATVCRTIRKVEEALVRSKKFRLPGKKALQASDTVFEVVLVDVSEQPVERPKKGQKRHYSGKKKRHTQKAQVMADRKSTQIITTAFSHGSKHDFQLFKDDACEFSEHLRILADAGYQGLMEFHQNSQTPFKKSKYHALTKREKQSNRSLARKRIVIEHIFRKLKVFRILSERYRNRRKRFALRFNLIAAIYNLELNSI
- a CDS encoding IS110 family transposase, whose protein sequence is MTTSSGKFVGIAVAKEKLDIAVLGETKASQVTNDEKGIASLIKKMQTLGPELIVVEATGGYQRAVVLGLYEAGLPVAVVNPSRVRQYARACGLLAKTDKLDAFNLAEFGKQVRPRWFEAKSEAGRYVSALLVRRRQVEEMLKAEKSRVRTVHADMRGSLERMIKVLKEEIKRLEGELDRFMKEHEDWQQQEQILCSAKGVGRVTAATLLAELPELGKLDRKKIAALVGLAPMNSDSGKKRGYRKTKGGRIEVRSVLYMSTLVATRYNPMVKAQYQELLRRGKVKKVALTACMRKFLTILNAMMRDRVPFRQTVTA